In one window of Paucibacter aquatile DNA:
- the bioA gene encoding adenosylmethionine--8-amino-7-oxononanoate transaminase, giving the protein MTSISTPLTPQQDWQRRSVAAVWHPCTQMARAEVVPPLPIARGAGPWLYDYEGRRYFDANSSWWVNLFGHTDAGLNAAIKSQLDTLPHVMLAGCTHAPAVRLAERLSARTAGALGHVFFGSDGASAVEIALKQSFHSWRNTGRAEKREFVCLKNGYHGETIGALAVTDVKVFRDAYDPLLMRAHIVESPDARLGNEADALAAMRALLSERGAYIAAVIIEPLVQGAAGMVMYDAAYLRGLRALCTEFEVHLIVDEIAMGCGRTGMFFAWEHAQPQAPDQWPDFITLSKGITGGTMPLSLVLTTEAVYQAFWSEDVSRGFLHSHSYTGNALACAAANAVLDRFDAGQLQANAEQAQLLNQAFAPLASHPRAAHLRQQGMVLAFDVIEPGLRFAERFHLAARAHELLIRPIGGTVYLMPPYLIDAEAAAFLARAVRLTLDEVLSESTESSAQTLSKEVHVA; this is encoded by the coding sequence ATGACTTCCATCAGTACTCCGTTGACTCCCCAGCAGGACTGGCAGCGCCGCAGCGTGGCCGCCGTCTGGCACCCCTGCACGCAGATGGCGCGCGCCGAAGTGGTGCCTCCCCTGCCCATCGCCCGTGGTGCCGGCCCCTGGCTCTACGACTACGAGGGCCGGCGCTATTTCGATGCCAACAGCTCCTGGTGGGTCAATCTCTTCGGCCATACCGATGCGGGCCTGAACGCCGCCATCAAGTCGCAGCTCGACACCTTGCCCCATGTGATGCTGGCCGGCTGCACCCATGCGCCGGCCGTGCGCCTGGCCGAGCGCCTGAGCGCGCGCACTGCTGGCGCCCTGGGCCATGTCTTTTTCGGCAGCGACGGCGCCAGCGCGGTGGAAATCGCGCTCAAGCAGAGCTTCCACAGCTGGCGCAACACTGGCCGGGCCGAGAAGCGCGAGTTCGTCTGCCTGAAGAACGGCTACCACGGTGAGACCATCGGCGCTCTGGCCGTGACCGATGTCAAGGTGTTCCGCGACGCCTACGACCCGCTCTTGATGCGGGCCCATATCGTGGAGTCGCCCGATGCCCGCCTGGGCAACGAGGCTGACGCCCTGGCCGCCATGCGCGCGCTGCTGAGCGAGCGCGGCGCGTACATCGCCGCCGTCATCATCGAGCCCCTGGTGCAAGGCGCCGCCGGCATGGTGATGTACGACGCGGCCTATCTGCGCGGCCTGCGAGCCTTGTGCACCGAGTTCGAGGTGCACCTGATCGTTGACGAGATTGCTATGGGCTGCGGCCGCACGGGAATGTTCTTCGCGTGGGAGCATGCCCAGCCTCAAGCTCCCGACCAGTGGCCCGACTTCATCACGCTGTCCAAAGGCATCACCGGCGGCACCATGCCTCTGTCCCTGGTGCTCACGACCGAAGCGGTGTACCAGGCCTTCTGGAGCGAAGACGTCAGCCGAGGCTTCCTGCATTCGCATTCCTACACCGGCAATGCCCTGGCCTGTGCCGCCGCCAATGCGGTGCTGGACCGCTTCGATGCCGGCCAGCTGCAGGCCAATGCCGAGCAGGCCCAGCTTTTGAATCAGGCCTTCGCGCCGCTGGCCTCGCACCCGCGCGCGGCCCATCTGCGCCAGCAGGGCATGGTGCTGGCCTTCGATGTGATCGAGCCGGGCCTGCGCTTTGCCGAGCGTTTCCATCTGGCCGCACGCGCCCATGAGCTGCTGATCCGCCCGATCGGCGGCACCGTGTACCTGATGCCGCCCTATCTGATTGATGCCGAAGCGGCCGCCTTCCTGGCCCGCGCCGTGCGCCTGACGCTGGACGAGGTGCTTTCCGAGTCGACCGAGAGCAGCGCCCAGACCCTGAGCAAAGAAGTCCATGTTGCTTGA
- the bioF gene encoding 8-amino-7-oxononanoate synthase → MLLDHLSAKLRTIEAQSLTRFLRQAESGTAPRQQVRGADGRTRELLMFCSNDYLGLAAEPALREALIEGAQIYGGGSGASPLISGHSRAHEQVAETLGRWLTPHIPEARALGFCTGYMANLAVVTALGDEEAEIFSEAWNHASLIDGTRLARAQVKRYAHGDVAALRELLAASTAKVKLIVSDAVFSMDGDLAPLPALLALAEEFDAWLIVDDAHGFGVLGEHGRGSLEHFGLRSERLILVGTLGKAAGLAGAFVVAHATVTQYLLQAARNYIFSTASPPAVEHALLSSFALIEGDLGKARRANLRQLQARLRVGVEGLLARHPALGWRLAPSDTPVQPLIVGGNAEVMALAARLEREGIRVPGIRPPTVPKGEARLRITLCATHSEADVDQLLSALNAAAADMDKVAA, encoded by the coding sequence ATGTTGCTTGATCACCTGAGCGCCAAGCTGCGCACCATCGAAGCCCAGAGCCTGACGCGTTTTCTGCGCCAGGCCGAGAGCGGCACCGCGCCGCGCCAGCAGGTGCGCGGCGCCGACGGCCGCACGCGCGAGCTGCTGATGTTCTGTTCCAACGACTACCTGGGCCTGGCCGCCGAGCCCGCGCTGCGCGAGGCCTTGATCGAAGGCGCCCAGATTTACGGCGGCGGCTCCGGCGCCTCGCCTCTGATCAGCGGCCACAGCCGCGCCCATGAGCAGGTGGCCGAGACCCTCGGTCGCTGGCTCACACCCCACATCCCCGAAGCCCGCGCCCTCGGTTTTTGCACCGGCTATATGGCCAATCTGGCCGTGGTCACTGCGCTGGGCGATGAAGAGGCCGAGATCTTCTCCGAGGCCTGGAACCATGCCTCGCTGATCGACGGCACCCGCCTGGCGCGCGCGCAAGTCAAGCGTTATGCCCATGGTGATGTGGCGGCGCTGCGCGAGCTGCTGGCCGCCAGCACGGCCAAGGTCAAGCTCATCGTCAGCGATGCGGTCTTCAGCATGGACGGTGATCTGGCGCCGCTGCCGGCCTTGCTGGCCCTGGCTGAAGAGTTCGATGCCTGGCTGATCGTCGACGATGCCCATGGTTTTGGCGTGCTGGGCGAGCACGGCCGTGGTTCGCTGGAACACTTCGGCCTGCGCAGCGAGCGCCTGATCCTGGTCGGCACCTTGGGCAAGGCGGCTGGTCTGGCCGGCGCCTTCGTCGTGGCCCATGCCACGGTCACCCAGTACCTGCTGCAGGCGGCCCGCAACTACATCTTCTCCACCGCCTCGCCGCCGGCCGTTGAGCATGCGCTGCTGAGCAGCTTTGCCCTGATCGAGGGCGATCTAGGCAAGGCCCGGCGTGCCAACCTGCGTCAGTTGCAGGCGCGGCTGCGCGTGGGTGTGGAGGGCTTGCTGGCCCGCCATCCGGCCCTGGGCTGGCGCCTGGCACCGTCGGACACCCCTGTTCAGCCCTTGATCGTCGGCGGCAATGCCGAGGTCATGGCCCTGGCCGCGCGCCTGGAGCGCGAAGGCATCCGCGTGCCGGGCATCCGCCCGCCCACCGTGCCCAAGGGCGAGGCGCGGCTGCGCATCACCTTGTGTGCGACGCACAGCGAGGCGGATGTCGATCAGTTGCTGTCGGCTTTGAACGCAGCTGCTGCGGACATGGACAAGGTGGCTGCATGA
- the bioD gene encoding dethiobiotin synthase, giving the protein MRGFFITGTDTEIGKTSITAGLTHLLSEADLRVAPVKSLAAGQELIDGQWVNEDVQRLHASQRLGMRPDQVGPLQFRAACAPHIAAALEGQRIERALLLAAVRASVALGDLALVEGVGGFRVPLSEGFDTADLAQDLGLPVVLVVGLRLGCINHALLTAEAVRARGLALVGWVANTVDAAMPHVADNLAALDAALAAPCWGHVPRLSDPSAAAVAAHLNLARVQEALVAAAPAP; this is encoded by the coding sequence ATGAGAGGTTTCTTCATCACCGGCACCGACACCGAAATCGGCAAGACCAGCATCACCGCCGGCCTGACCCATCTTTTGTCCGAAGCCGACCTGCGCGTGGCGCCGGTCAAATCGCTGGCTGCCGGCCAGGAGTTGATCGACGGTCAGTGGGTCAACGAGGATGTGCAGCGCCTGCACGCGTCCCAGCGTCTGGGCATGCGCCCCGATCAGGTCGGGCCTTTGCAGTTCCGCGCTGCCTGTGCGCCGCACATCGCCGCCGCCCTGGAAGGGCAGCGCATCGAGCGTGCGCTGCTGCTGGCCGCCGTCCGTGCCAGCGTCGCCCTGGGCGATCTGGCCCTGGTGGAAGGGGTGGGCGGTTTCCGCGTGCCCCTGAGCGAAGGCTTTGACACCGCCGATCTGGCGCAGGATCTGGGCCTGCCCGTGGTCCTGGTCGTGGGCCTGCGCCTGGGCTGCATCAACCATGCCTTGCTGACGGCGGAGGCCGTGCGCGCGCGCGGCCTGGCCCTGGTCGGCTGGGTGGCCAACACCGTGGACGCCGCCATGCCCCATGTGGCGGACAATCTGGCCGCGCTGGACGCGGCCCTGGCCGCGCCCTGCTGGGGCCATGTGCCCCGCCTGTCTGACCCTTCCGCAGCGGCCGTGGCCGCCCATCTGAATCTCGCGCGTGTGCAAGAGGCCCTCGTGGCTGCGGCACCCGCTCCCTGA
- the bioB gene encoding biotin synthase BioB, whose product MSHSSHTQTTNQIQSLTPTTDAERQNAKPWTVNEVVALFDLPFNDLLFKAQQVHRENFDANAVQLSTLLSIKTGGCEEDCAYCPQSAHFDTGLKAEKLIPLQEVLEAARAAKANGATRFCMGAAWRSPKERHLEAIGEMVKEVKAMGLETCLTAGMLGEGQAEQLAEAGLDYYNHNLDTSPEFYGQIITTRTYQDRLDTLDRVRNVGLKVCSGGIVGMGETRRQRAGLIVQLANLSPYPESVPINNLVQVEGTPLADKGTEALDPFEFIRTIAVARITMPRAMVRLSAGREEMPESMQSLCFLAGANSMFYGDKLLTTSNPQAEKDRALLNRLGMRCASEANLVPQEAACEKKGCSSH is encoded by the coding sequence ATGAGCCACTCTTCCCACACCCAAACCACCAACCAGATCCAATCGCTGACGCCGACCACGGACGCCGAGCGCCAGAACGCCAAGCCCTGGACCGTCAACGAGGTGGTGGCCCTGTTCGATCTGCCCTTCAACGACCTGCTGTTCAAAGCCCAGCAAGTGCACCGCGAGAACTTCGATGCCAACGCGGTGCAGCTGTCCACGCTCTTGTCCATCAAGACCGGCGGTTGCGAAGAGGATTGCGCCTACTGTCCGCAGTCGGCCCATTTCGACACCGGCCTCAAGGCCGAAAAGCTGATCCCCCTGCAAGAGGTGCTGGAAGCCGCCCGCGCCGCCAAGGCCAATGGCGCCACACGTTTCTGCATGGGCGCCGCCTGGCGCTCGCCCAAGGAGCGCCATCTGGAAGCCATCGGCGAGATGGTCAAGGAGGTCAAGGCGATGGGCCTGGAGACCTGCCTGACCGCCGGCATGCTGGGTGAAGGCCAGGCCGAACAGCTGGCCGAAGCCGGCCTGGACTACTACAACCACAACCTCGACACCTCGCCCGAGTTCTACGGCCAGATCATCACCACCCGCACCTACCAGGACCGCCTGGACACCCTGGACCGCGTGCGCAATGTCGGCCTCAAGGTCTGCTCCGGCGGCATCGTCGGCATGGGTGAAACCCGCCGCCAGCGCGCCGGCCTGATCGTGCAGCTGGCCAATCTGAGCCCCTATCCGGAATCGGTGCCCATCAACAACCTGGTGCAGGTCGAAGGCACGCCGCTGGCCGACAAGGGCACCGAAGCGCTCGACCCCTTTGAGTTCATCCGCACCATCGCCGTGGCCCGCATCACCATGCCGCGCGCCATGGTCCGCCTTTCGGCCGGCCGCGAGGAAATGCCCGAGAGCATGCAGTCCCTGTGCTTCCTGGCCGGCGCCAACAGCATGTTCTACGGCGACAAGCTGCTGACCACCAGCAACCCGCAGGCCGAGAAAGACCGCGCCCTGCTGAACCGCCTGGGCATGCGTTGCGCCAGCGAGGCGAATTTGGTGCCGCAAGAAGCAGCATGCGAGAAGAAGGGCTGCTCCTCGCATTGA